The Streptomyces bacillaris sequence CACCCAGAGGGTGAGCAGGCGTTGGTGGGTGTCGTGGGTGCGCAGTTCGGGGCGCTCGCGCCAGGTCCGCGAGACGGGGCCGATCATGCCGCCCTCGCGGGGGATGCGGGAGCCGCCGATGGAGACGCGCTCGTTCATCAGCGTGGTCTGGGCGACCTTCCAGCCCTCCCCTACCGGGCCGAGCCGGTGGCTGTCGGGGATGCGGACGCCGGAGAGGAAGACCTCGTTGAACTCGGCCTCGCCGGTGATCTGGCGCAGCGGCCGGACGTCGACGCCCGGGTCGGTCACGTCGCAGATGAAGTAGCTGATGCCCCGGTGCTTGGGAAGGTCCGGGTCGGTGCGGGCGATGAGGATCGCCCAGCGGGCCGCATGGGCACTGGACGTCCAGACCTTCTGCCCGTCCACCACCCAGTCGTCGCCGTCGCGGACCGCCCGGGTGGCGAGGGCGGCGAGGTCGGAGCCGGCGCCGGGCTCGCTGAAGAGCTGGCACCAGACCTCCTCCCCCACCCACAGGGGGCGCAGGAAGCGCCGCTTCTGCTCGTCGGTGCCGAAGCCGAGGATGGTGGGGGCGGCCATGCCGAGCCCGATGCCGATGCGGCGCGGGTCGTTGTCGGGGGCGTCGGCGGCGGCCAGTTCGGCGTCGACGGCCTGCTGGAGGGAGCGGGGCGCATCGAGCCCGCCGAGCCCCTCCGGGTAGTGGACCCAGGCGAGGCCCGCGTCGAACCGGGCCTTGAGGAAGTCGGTGCGGTCGGTGGTGGCGGGCGGGTGGGCGGCGAGCAGGTCGCGGGTGCGGCGGCGGAGTTCGGCGGCGTCGACGGCGGGGCTCATCGGGCGCCTCCCGGCAGGACGACGATCCGGCCGGTGCTGGTGCCGTCCGCCACGCGTTGCACGGCGTCGGCGGCCCCGGTCATCGCGACACGCTCGCTGACCAGTGGCTTCACGATGCCCTGCGCGGCCAGCTTCGTCAGCTCGTCGTGGCAGGCGCGGACGGCGGCCGGGTCGTGGGTGTTGTAGAGGCCCCAGTGCAGCCCGACGAT is a genomic window containing:
- a CDS encoding acyl-CoA dehydrogenase family protein, translating into MSPAVDAAELRRRTRDLLAAHPPATTDRTDFLKARFDAGLAWVHYPEGLGGLDAPRSLQQAVDAELAAADAPDNDPRRIGIGLGMAAPTILGFGTDEQKRRFLRPLWVGEEVWCQLFSEPGAGSDLAALATRAVRDGDDWVVDGQKVWTSSAHAARWAILIARTDPDLPKHRGISYFICDVTDPGVDVRPLRQITGEAEFNEVFLSGVRIPDSHRLGPVGEGWKVAQTTLMNERVSIGGSRIPREGGMIGPVSRTWRERPELRTHDTHQRLLTLWVEAEVARLTGERLRQQLVAGQPGPEGSGMKLAFARLNQQISGLEVELLGDEGLLYGDWTMVRPELVDFTGRDAGYRYLRSKGNSIEGGTSEVLLNIVAERVLGLPAEPRNDKDVAWKDLSR